GAAGCCGCCTCTGACCCTCTGGAGGAAGGGGAAACAGAGAAGTAAACGGACACTGCTCTGTCAGGGCCACCCTGTATCCCttctggggaggagggggaccAGGGACAtactgcagctcctgtccctctctAACCCCTTCCTTTACGCTGACCCTCCACCTGCAAACCCTCTCCTCACAGCTTTCTCCTATCCTCGGGGTGTCCCCTCTCCACAAAAGCTCCTCCGCACTCTCTCCCGCCCCACGACACCCTCACGACTTCGTGGTTCCTCACCTCCCCCGAGGCTCCTCACCCCGTTACCCCCGCCCTGTACCCCGCTCTCCCTGGGCCTCCCCCCCACGCAgcctctccccttcccacccccgCAGAGTCTCCTCCCGCTCCGAGCCCTCAGCGGGGCTGTCTCTGCCCGTCCCCACGGCCCGGGCCCTCCCTCACCGATCTCCTTGCGGCGGCGGGTGCGCTCAGGGCCGCCGTCTAGGATGTGGGTGAGCCGCTCGGGCTGGAAGGTGGCGGCGGCGCGCTCCCTCCGCAGGTCCGCGTTCACCGACATCGCGGGAGCGGCTCTGCCCGATctcaatcccaatcccagtcccgatcccgatcccgagTCCTTCCCGACCCCGCTGCACCGGCCCCGCCCCTCGTGACGTCACTCCCGCGACGGCACGTGGTTCCTGCGCACGTGGGCCGCCGCCGCGCGCGCCCTTCCCGCGGCGGCGATGGCGGAGCGGTGAGCGCGCGTTCCGTCGTGCGGGGAGCGGTGCCTCAAACCGCGCTGCGGGGCGCGGGGAGCAGCGCCGGGAGAGCGCCCGGCACATGCGGCATCGGCATGGAGCAGCTAATTAAATAAACAGCTCGTTATGTGCCGTTAGCGGGCTGCGTTTGTGCACGCGTGAAATATGGTGGTGGGTAGTGCTATGGATCTGCGTGTAAGGGGCTGTGCTTGCGGCTGCGCCTACCATAAATCCCTCTGCAAGGTCCTGCAGTGGAGCTGGCGCATGCATTAGGTAGCGCATGGGGTGGGCGCAGGGTGTGTGGTGATTGGGGTATGGCTTTTACAACCCAAGTGACTCCATACGTTTAAAAGTGCATTAAATGCACGCTGGGCGTCTTGCATCCCTGGCTGATTCACCTTGCTGCACGGTGTCGTTCAGGAGCAAAACCCGAGCGGTACAGGACAGCCTTTGCCCTTCTGGAGGTGCAGAATTGCCGCTGCTTTTTGAATGTTGGGTGCGGCGGGGATGCCCGGAGCTGCAGAGGGCGGGGAGGTGGGTTGGGACCCTGCCAGAGGGGTTTTTCAGCCGCTCTGGGTGTCCACAGCCCGGCATGGGACTGTGGGGCAGCAGGCTGAGAGGGAAGCATGTGCAGGGATGGGGTAAGCCAGGATCGCCCTGGTTTCCCCAGCCTCCCACAGAGTCCTCCGTGGGGCGTTTTGCAAGGTGGCAACACCGTGAGCAATGCATGGGGTGGGAAAGGGGCACCAGGCATTAAAGCCACAGCATGTGTGTCAGctcagtgtcccctctgctgaGTAATCAGTGTTGATGGTCCTTGAATGGCCATCGATGGACCCACCTGTGTGAGTGGCAGGactccctgcctgggctgttgTGCAGCTCTTGGGGTTCCCCACAGagaggccaaaaaaaaaaaaaaaaaaaaaagaaaagcagtaaatGAAGCATGGAGACATTCCAAACACAGGCAGCATGCAAGGGAGATCAGAAGGAAAATGatgccaaaaaaaaccacttcagggcactgccaggagccGGGCTATGGCATTGGCTGGGCAGGGTTAGAAATTTGCTGAAGCTGCTTTGcattccttcctttctgtgtgctctgtgctgtggcttACTTGCCTGTGCCAGTCCTGCTCCACCACAGGCACTCCCAGGAGGTCCCACCTGAGCCTTGCCTTGGAATTAATCCTTCTCACTCCTCGCTGTCTGCTAAACCCTGCCAGACTTCTGATGAAACTAGGCTGGCTTGGATCCAGTTTAttgttctccagctgcaggatcaGATACTGCCAGAACTATTTTATGTTGCAGTAAGAGAACAGGCTTGGGATCATTCCTTAAGTCTCCCTGCATTGTACTCTGTCACCCCAGCAGCTGAGGCTATCCCAGTATCTCAGTCCCTCACACTCTCTGAACTGCTCGGTCACTGTTCTCCCCACTTCCTGAACTTTTCTCAACTCATCCATAGCCTGGGGGAAACCCAGAGGACTGGTGAGCTGCCTGTAGTTCATGCTGGGTTGCGTGGGTCTAGGCAGCTCCTCTTTGTGCCAGGATGCCCTGAGCTTGGCGCATGCAGTGAGCTGCAAATAGGACCTAGCAGGGAAGCAGTGAAGCTCTTGCAGCCCTCTGGATGGAGGaacctgggcagggaaggagttGAAGGGCAGAATCACTTACAATTTGCATCAGGTACTGGAGAAGCATGGAGTCAGGCCTTTTGCTTTACTGCAGGTCAACCATTGTGTGAGATGCTGCCAAGTGCTGGTGTCTATTACTTCCCATGGGAGATCAACAGCTCGGTCCCCGAGGGGAAGACCCTGAGGACATTTGGCAGGTGAGGAGGGTACCCCGCTCTCCCTGCAGACCAGGCCTTTCCTTCACTGACTGAGCACCCCTTTTGGTTTGTAACTGGATTTCTGCACAGCTGAGCTTCCCAAATTGATCATTCCCAGGTTATGCTGCTATGACCTGGCCCGATCTGAAGCCATTCTCGCCACGCAGCACAACTCAGCACAGTACCAGGTCTGTGTTGACACCAAGTTTGTGGAGCCATTCCAAGCCCAAGTGGGATCTTCCTACATGGTCCTGGGAGAGGCTGAACACAGGGAAGGTAAATGCTCTGGGAACTGGTGCCCTTTGCTGCTCTTCATGGTACATCAGCTCTTTTGGGGCTCCCTGAGTCACTGAGGGCAGCCTGGACCAAGGCTcctcctgtgcagctgctccATTACACGAGCGTGTGATTCAAGGTAGGAGCAGcctgtctgtccctgctgaCCATGAGAAGAGCCACCCTTATCTTGGTGAAAATCTGGTCCTCTGgcacagatttttttagaaacagGAAGCATTTCAACCACGTTGCTGGGCTTGTGAAACCTATGCTAAAAAGCCTTCTGGCATCACTGCCAGCCACCACACTGACTGTCTTCACCCCCAGTCTGCTGGCAGATTGCAGCAATACCTCATTGCAAGTGACTGGGTTGGTCTTTGCCATCCTTGAAAGGCTCTAATAATACATTATCCCTGCCCTCAGACATGTGAGGAATGCAGGCAGACTCATGCAGGGCACCCTGTTGTCCTTTCCTGGGGTGCCCTGTATTCCAGCTGCTTGGTGCTTTGTGTAGGGAGTTGATCTGAGCTGAGCCACAGGATGGTGAAG
This window of the Motacilla alba alba isolate MOTALB_02 chromosome 18, Motacilla_alba_V1.0_pri, whole genome shotgun sequence genome carries:
- the TEN1 gene encoding CST complex subunit TEN1 isoform X2 — translated: MLPSAGVYYFPWEINSSVPEGKTLRTFGRLCCYDLARSEAILATQHNSAQYQVCVDTKFVEPFQAQVGSSYMVLGEAEHREETSSPVVKARILTCVEGMNVALLEQAIQEQRKYFNERQEQKESSTS
- the TEN1 gene encoding CST complex subunit TEN1 isoform X1 encodes the protein MTFVLLGKSMLGREKEGTEPMRNTHGKPPLTLWRKGKQRSQPLCEMLPSAGVYYFPWEINSSVPEGKTLRTFGRLCCYDLARSEAILATQHNSAQYQVCVDTKFVEPFQAQVGSSYMVLGEAEHREETSSPVVKARILTCVEGMNVALLEQAIQEQRKYFNERQEQKESSTS